One genomic region from Strigops habroptila isolate Jane unplaced genomic scaffold, bStrHab1.2.pri NW_022045597.1_ctg1, whole genome shotgun sequence encodes:
- the PQBP1 gene encoding polyglutamine-binding protein 1 isoform X1, with protein MPLPVALQSRLAKRGLLKHVEPEPEEEIIAEDYDDAHVDYEASRLEALPPPWYKVIDPTWLLLPHSGLPYYWNVETDLVSWLSPNDPNSVITKAAKRLKGAQVEAEEPPERGYEKEEPPRERRFHRREELAPYPKSKKGSRKDEELDPMDPSAYSDAPRGTWSTGLPKRNEAKTGADTTAAGPLFQQRPYPSPGAVLRANAEASRGKD; from the exons ATGCCGCTGCCCGTGGCGCTGCAGTCCCGCCTGGCCAAGCGGGGGCTGCTGAAGCACGTGGAGCCCG AGCCGGAGGAGGAGATCATCGCGGAGGACTACGACGACGCGCACGTGGATTACGAGGCCTCGCGGCTGGAGGCGCTGCCCCCGCCCTGGTACAAAGTCATCGACCCGAcctg GCTCCTGCTGCCTCACAGCGGGCTGCCCTACTACTGGAACGTGGAGACCGACCTTGTGTCCTGGTTGTCCCCAAACGACCCCAACTCTGTCATCACCAAAGCTGCCAAGAGGCTCAAAGGGGCACAGG TAGAGGCCGAGGAACCCCCCGAAAGGGGCTACGAGAAGGAGGAGCCCCCCCGGGAGCGGCGCTTCCACCGGCGCGAGGAGCTGGCGCCGTACCCCAAGAGCAAGAAAG GCAGCCGCAAGGACGAAGAACTGGACCCCATGGACCCCAGTGCCTACTCGGATGCCCCCCG GGGTACATGGTCCACGGGGCTCCCCAAGAGGAACGAAGCGAAGACCGGGGCGGACACGACGGCCGCGGGGCCCCTGTTCCAGCAGCGCCCGTACCCCAGCCCTGGGGCCGTGCTCAGGGCCAATGCCGAGGCCTCCCGGGGCAAGGACTGA
- the PQBP1 gene encoding polyglutamine-binding protein 1 isoform X3 encodes MPLPVALQSRLAKRGLLKHVEPEPEEEIIAEDYDDAHVDYEASRLEALPPPWYKVIDPTCGLPYYWNVETDLVSWLSPNDPNSVITKAAKRLKGAQVEAEEPPERGYEKEEPPRERRFHRREELAPYPKSKKGSRKDEELDPMDPSAYSDAPRGTWSTGLPKRNEAKTGADTTAAGPLFQQRPYPSPGAVLRANAEASRGKD; translated from the exons ATGCCGCTGCCCGTGGCGCTGCAGTCCCGCCTGGCCAAGCGGGGGCTGCTGAAGCACGTGGAGCCCG AGCCGGAGGAGGAGATCATCGCGGAGGACTACGACGACGCGCACGTGGATTACGAGGCCTCGCGGCTGGAGGCGCTGCCCCCGCCCTGGTACAAAGTCATCGACCCGAcctg CGGGCTGCCCTACTACTGGAACGTGGAGACCGACCTTGTGTCCTGGTTGTCCCCAAACGACCCCAACTCTGTCATCACCAAAGCTGCCAAGAGGCTCAAAGGGGCACAGG TAGAGGCCGAGGAACCCCCCGAAAGGGGCTACGAGAAGGAGGAGCCCCCCCGGGAGCGGCGCTTCCACCGGCGCGAGGAGCTGGCGCCGTACCCCAAGAGCAAGAAAG GCAGCCGCAAGGACGAAGAACTGGACCCCATGGACCCCAGTGCCTACTCGGATGCCCCCCG GGGTACATGGTCCACGGGGCTCCCCAAGAGGAACGAAGCGAAGACCGGGGCGGACACGACGGCCGCGGGGCCCCTGTTCCAGCAGCGCCCGTACCCCAGCCCTGGGGCCGTGCTCAGGGCCAATGCCGAGGCCTCCCGGGGCAAGGACTGA
- the PQBP1 gene encoding polyglutamine-binding protein 1 isoform X4 yields the protein MPLPVALQSRLAKRGLLKHVEPEPEEEIIAEDYDDAHVDYEASRLEALPPPWYKVIDPTCGLPYYWNVETDLVSWLSPNDPNSVITKAAKRLKGAQEAEEPPERGYEKEEPPRERRFHRREELAPYPKSKKGSRKDEELDPMDPSAYSDAPRGTWSTGLPKRNEAKTGADTTAAGPLFQQRPYPSPGAVLRANAEASRGKD from the exons ATGCCGCTGCCCGTGGCGCTGCAGTCCCGCCTGGCCAAGCGGGGGCTGCTGAAGCACGTGGAGCCCG AGCCGGAGGAGGAGATCATCGCGGAGGACTACGACGACGCGCACGTGGATTACGAGGCCTCGCGGCTGGAGGCGCTGCCCCCGCCCTGGTACAAAGTCATCGACCCGAcctg CGGGCTGCCCTACTACTGGAACGTGGAGACCGACCTTGTGTCCTGGTTGTCCCCAAACGACCCCAACTCTGTCATCACCAAAGCTGCCAAGAGGCTCAAAGGGGCACAGG AGGCCGAGGAACCCCCCGAAAGGGGCTACGAGAAGGAGGAGCCCCCCCGGGAGCGGCGCTTCCACCGGCGCGAGGAGCTGGCGCCGTACCCCAAGAGCAAGAAAG GCAGCCGCAAGGACGAAGAACTGGACCCCATGGACCCCAGTGCCTACTCGGATGCCCCCCG GGGTACATGGTCCACGGGGCTCCCCAAGAGGAACGAAGCGAAGACCGGGGCGGACACGACGGCCGCGGGGCCCCTGTTCCAGCAGCGCCCGTACCCCAGCCCTGGGGCCGTGCTCAGGGCCAATGCCGAGGCCTCCCGGGGCAAGGACTGA
- the PQBP1 gene encoding polyglutamine-binding protein 1 isoform X2 — translation MPLPVALQSRLAKRGLLKHVEPEPEEEIIAEDYDDAHVDYEASRLEALPPPWYKVIDPTWLLLPHSGLPYYWNVETDLVSWLSPNDPNSVITKAAKRLKGAQEAEEPPERGYEKEEPPRERRFHRREELAPYPKSKKGSRKDEELDPMDPSAYSDAPRGTWSTGLPKRNEAKTGADTTAAGPLFQQRPYPSPGAVLRANAEASRGKD, via the exons ATGCCGCTGCCCGTGGCGCTGCAGTCCCGCCTGGCCAAGCGGGGGCTGCTGAAGCACGTGGAGCCCG AGCCGGAGGAGGAGATCATCGCGGAGGACTACGACGACGCGCACGTGGATTACGAGGCCTCGCGGCTGGAGGCGCTGCCCCCGCCCTGGTACAAAGTCATCGACCCGAcctg GCTCCTGCTGCCTCACAGCGGGCTGCCCTACTACTGGAACGTGGAGACCGACCTTGTGTCCTGGTTGTCCCCAAACGACCCCAACTCTGTCATCACCAAAGCTGCCAAGAGGCTCAAAGGGGCACAGG AGGCCGAGGAACCCCCCGAAAGGGGCTACGAGAAGGAGGAGCCCCCCCGGGAGCGGCGCTTCCACCGGCGCGAGGAGCTGGCGCCGTACCCCAAGAGCAAGAAAG GCAGCCGCAAGGACGAAGAACTGGACCCCATGGACCCCAGTGCCTACTCGGATGCCCCCCG GGGTACATGGTCCACGGGGCTCCCCAAGAGGAACGAAGCGAAGACCGGGGCGGACACGACGGCCGCGGGGCCCCTGTTCCAGCAGCGCCCGTACCCCAGCCCTGGGGCCGTGCTCAGGGCCAATGCCGAGGCCTCCCGGGGCAAGGACTGA